The following coding sequences lie in one Myxococcus xanthus genomic window:
- a CDS encoding GMC family oxidoreductase translates to MDCDWLIIGSGFGGSVSALRLTEKGYRVVVLEKGRRLRAPDFPKTNWELKRWLWMPTLGWRGLFEMTFFRHVTVLSGVGVGGGSLVYANTLPIPRDDFFQASSWGHLAAWKEELAPHYTTARRMLGATPNPVRTVPDQVLQDVGTDLGRTDFQPTTVAVYFGEPGVTVKDPYFNGEGPDRTGCNACGGCMLGCRFDAKNTLDKNYLHLAERRGLTLHADTEVTWVRPLPEGGYEVEALQGARRFFRKKVRFTAKHVVFAGGVLGTLDLLLKLKASPDGLPRLSDRLGDGVRTNSEALVGVVSGRKGQDLSRGIAIGSILHTDAQSHLEPVRYSAGSGFFRLLMAPQVSGATMLQRFARLVGLLVRHPLRFLKAWFVPDFARRTMILLYMRTLEGHLRMKRSRRLGLSTALQEGPAPSANMPEAFDLARRVADKLDGYPMTIVSETLLGIPTTAHILGGCCMGDSAETGVIDSRHRVFGHEGLYVVDGSAISANPGVNPSLTITALAERAMTFIPAARTAPRDEVAVPEVPASSGARAG, encoded by the coding sequence ATGGACTGCGACTGGCTCATCATCGGCTCGGGGTTCGGCGGCAGCGTCAGCGCGCTCCGGCTGACCGAGAAGGGCTACCGCGTCGTGGTGCTGGAGAAGGGGCGGCGCTTGCGCGCCCCGGACTTCCCGAAGACGAACTGGGAGCTGAAGCGCTGGCTCTGGATGCCCACGCTGGGGTGGCGGGGCCTGTTCGAGATGACGTTCTTCCGCCACGTCACCGTGCTGTCGGGCGTGGGCGTGGGCGGCGGCTCGCTCGTGTACGCCAACACGCTCCCCATCCCCCGGGACGACTTCTTCCAGGCCTCCTCGTGGGGCCATCTCGCTGCGTGGAAGGAGGAGCTGGCGCCGCACTACACCACCGCGCGGAGGATGCTGGGCGCCACGCCGAATCCAGTGCGAACCGTCCCAGACCAGGTGCTCCAGGACGTGGGCACGGACCTGGGCCGCACCGACTTCCAGCCCACCACCGTGGCCGTGTACTTCGGCGAGCCGGGCGTCACCGTGAAGGACCCATACTTCAACGGAGAGGGACCGGACCGGACGGGTTGCAACGCGTGTGGCGGGTGCATGCTGGGGTGTCGCTTCGACGCCAAGAACACGCTCGACAAGAACTACCTCCACCTGGCGGAGCGGCGCGGCCTCACGCTGCACGCGGACACCGAAGTCACCTGGGTGCGGCCACTGCCGGAAGGGGGCTACGAGGTCGAAGCGCTCCAAGGGGCGCGGCGCTTCTTCCGGAAGAAGGTGCGCTTCACCGCGAAGCACGTCGTCTTCGCGGGGGGCGTGCTGGGCACCCTGGACCTGCTGCTCAAGCTGAAGGCGAGCCCCGACGGGCTGCCGCGCCTGTCGGACCGGCTGGGAGACGGCGTGCGCACCAACTCCGAGGCGCTCGTGGGTGTGGTGAGCGGCCGCAAGGGGCAGGATTTGTCACGGGGCATCGCCATCGGCTCCATCCTGCACACCGATGCCCAGTCCCACCTGGAGCCGGTGCGCTACTCGGCTGGCTCGGGCTTCTTCCGGCTTCTGATGGCGCCGCAGGTGTCCGGGGCCACGATGCTCCAGCGCTTCGCGCGGCTGGTGGGCCTGCTGGTCCGGCATCCGCTGCGCTTCCTCAAGGCGTGGTTCGTCCCTGACTTCGCGCGGCGGACGATGATTCTGCTCTACATGCGCACCCTGGAAGGGCACCTGCGCATGAAGCGCTCCCGGAGGCTGGGGCTGAGCACGGCGCTCCAGGAGGGCCCGGCGCCGAGCGCCAACATGCCGGAGGCGTTCGACCTGGCCCGGCGCGTGGCCGACAAGCTGGATGGCTATCCGATGACCATCGTCAGCGAGACCCTGCTGGGCATCCCGACGACGGCGCACATCCTGGGCGGCTGCTGCATGGGCGACTCGGCGGAGACGGGCGTCATTGATTCGCGGCACCGCGTGTTCGGCCATGAGGGTTTGTATGTGGTGGACGGCTCCGCCATCTCCGCCAACCCGGGCGTCAATCCGTCGCTCACGATTACGGCGCTGGCCGAGCGCGCGATGACCTTCATTCCCGCGGCCCGGACGGCGCCGCGGGACGAGGTGGCAGTGCCCGAGGTGCCCGCGTCCTCGGGCGCTCGCGCGGGCTGA